One genomic region from Yersinia canariae encodes:
- a CDS encoding YhfX family PLP-dependent enzyme, whose translation MLLKALQKQNPALVEAALLLWQQGMIKPDSYVIDVDQVRKNARLLLETATQCGITLYLMSKQFGRNPLLCKLLLECGYQGIVAVDFKEARQLYQHNLPVAHIGHLVQIPSGMVDEVVSRHPEVITVYSVAKAREIANAAVRQNKEQALLLKVWHPGDLVYPGQEAGFSLNELPIVINEIKAIPGIRLVGVTHFPCMLFDNEKGKTLPSPNLNTLIEAKSILEQQGIPVEQVNGPSATSVESLPQLAKWGVTHAEPGHSLTGTMPSNQQGNQPEHVAMLYLTEISHCHQGKSHCYGGGYYRRGHLSNALVYDQQWQTSKVQSPANDSIDYTLSLTDAFAVGSPVVMCFRTQIFVTRSDVALVAGIQSGQPILLGIYDSQGNTIPVSTGQEGL comes from the coding sequence ATGCTACTAAAAGCATTACAAAAACAGAATCCAGCGCTCGTAGAAGCGGCACTTTTGCTATGGCAACAAGGGATGATTAAACCTGACAGCTACGTTATTGATGTTGATCAGGTCAGAAAAAATGCACGTTTACTGCTGGAAACCGCAACACAGTGTGGCATTACACTTTATCTCATGAGCAAACAGTTTGGCCGAAATCCCCTGCTGTGCAAGCTCCTGCTGGAATGTGGCTATCAGGGTATTGTGGCGGTGGATTTCAAAGAGGCGCGCCAGCTCTATCAACATAACTTGCCGGTCGCCCACATTGGCCATTTAGTGCAAATCCCAAGCGGGATGGTGGATGAGGTTGTCTCCCGTCACCCCGAGGTCATTACAGTCTACAGTGTCGCCAAAGCACGAGAAATTGCCAACGCCGCCGTGCGCCAGAACAAAGAACAAGCGCTGTTATTAAAAGTTTGGCACCCCGGTGATTTGGTTTATCCGGGACAAGAAGCTGGCTTTTCTTTGAATGAATTACCCATTGTTATCAATGAAATAAAAGCAATCCCCGGCATTCGTTTGGTGGGTGTCACGCATTTCCCCTGCATGCTTTTTGATAATGAAAAAGGCAAAACATTGCCCAGCCCGAATCTCAATACATTGATTGAGGCAAAAAGTATTCTTGAGCAACAAGGCATCCCTGTGGAGCAGGTTAATGGCCCTTCCGCAACCAGTGTTGAAAGCCTACCGCAACTGGCTAAATGGGGTGTAACCCATGCAGAGCCAGGTCATTCATTGACAGGAACAATGCCTTCTAACCAGCAGGGAAATCAGCCCGAGCATGTCGCCATGCTTTATCTGACCGAGATTTCGCATTGTCATCAAGGCAAAAGTCATTGCTACGGAGGCGGATACTATCGGCGTGGTCATTTGAGCAATGCACTGGTGTATGACCAGCAATGGCAGACCAGTAAGGTGCAAAGCCCCGCTAATGACAGCATCGACTATACCTTGAGCCTGACCGACGCCTTTGCCGTCGGTAGCCCGGTGGTAATGTGCTTTCGCACACAAATTTTCGTCACCCGCAGTGACGTGGCACTGGTGGCAGGGATCCAGTCAGGTCAGCCCATATTGCTCGGAATTTATGATAGTCAGGGGAATACCATTCCAGTGTCCACCGGACAGGAGGGGTTATGA